One window from the genome of Candidatus Fermentibacter sp. encodes:
- a CDS encoding YigZ family protein — MENRSRFRACGGPCRSRDEALALVASLTGEFRLGKATQLSWAARIDGRPVTEIREDGGETGASRCILDVMRAAGALDCLVLVARWYGGRHLGGARFRMYSGLTAQLLRESGQIP; from the coding sequence GTGGAGAACCGCAGCAGGTTCCGGGCCTGCGGCGGCCCCTGCCGTTCCCGCGACGAGGCCCTTGCGCTCGTGGCATCCCTCACGGGCGAGTTCAGGCTCGGCAAGGCCACGCAGCTCAGCTGGGCCGCCCGGATCGACGGGAGGCCCGTGACGGAGATCCGCGAGGACGGCGGCGAGACCGGGGCCTCCAGGTGCATCCTGGATGTGATGCGGGCTGCAGGCGCGCTGGACTGCCTGGTGCTGGTGGCGAGGTGGTACGGAGGGAGGCATCTCGGAGGCGCGAGGTTCAGGATGTATTCGGGCCTGACCGCGCAACTGCTCAGGGAGTCCGGTCAGATCCCCTGA
- the buk gene encoding butyrate kinase: MKDAFRILAINPGSTSTKISVFEDEREVCAVKLSHSVEDLAPFDRIVDQYEFRREVIVSELAKAGFPVSSFDAVVGRGGVLYPLEGGTYAINETMLDHVRRGVQGEHPSNLGALIADSFSREADCPAFIVDPVVVDEMMPLARYSGLPQLPRRSILHALNQRAVARQACLDAGIDYDRARLIVTHLGGGISVGAHCEGRIIDVNNALNGDGPFSPERSGGLPVGDLIALCFSGRYTLDQLKKLNKGSGGLVAYLGINDMREANRRAKAGDEEAGRVYQAMAYQVSKEIASLSAVLEGRIDMIILTGGIAYDEDFTSLVRNRVGFLAPVRIYPGEMEMQALALGGLRVLRGLEQPRSYSPAVS; the protein is encoded by the coding sequence ATGAAGGATGCCTTCAGGATTCTCGCCATCAACCCGGGCTCCACGTCGACAAAGATATCCGTTTTCGAGGATGAGAGAGAGGTTTGCGCGGTCAAGCTCTCCCACTCCGTCGAGGATCTGGCGCCCTTCGACCGGATAGTGGACCAGTACGAGTTCCGCCGGGAAGTCATAGTGTCGGAGCTCGCGAAGGCAGGATTCCCGGTTTCCTCCTTCGACGCCGTGGTCGGGAGGGGAGGAGTCCTCTACCCTCTCGAAGGCGGCACCTACGCCATCAACGAGACGATGCTCGACCACGTCCGCAGGGGCGTGCAGGGCGAGCACCCGTCCAACCTGGGCGCGCTGATAGCCGACTCCTTCTCCCGTGAGGCGGACTGCCCGGCGTTCATCGTGGATCCGGTGGTGGTCGACGAGATGATGCCGCTCGCGAGGTACAGCGGCCTCCCCCAGCTCCCCAGGAGATCGATCCTGCATGCGCTCAACCAGAGGGCGGTCGCGAGGCAGGCATGCCTGGACGCAGGCATCGACTACGACAGGGCAAGGCTCATAGTGACGCATCTCGGCGGCGGGATCTCCGTCGGAGCCCACTGCGAAGGCAGGATCATCGACGTCAACAATGCGCTCAACGGCGACGGCCCCTTCTCTCCCGAGAGGTCGGGCGGGCTGCCGGTCGGCGACCTGATAGCGCTCTGCTTCAGCGGACGCTACACGCTTGATCAGCTCAAGAAGCTGAACAAGGGATCGGGCGGGCTCGTGGCCTACCTGGGCATCAACGACATGCGCGAAGCCAACCGGAGGGCTAAGGCGGGCGACGAGGAGGCGGGCAGGGTCTACCAGGCCATGGCCTACCAGGTCTCCAAGGAGATCGCGTCCCTTTCGGCCGTCCTGGAGGGCAGGATAGACATGATCATCCTCACCGGCGGCATCGCGTACGACGAGGATTTCACTTCACTCGTGAGGAACCGCGTCGGATTCCTCGCCCCCGTCAGGATCTACCCGGGCGAGATGGAGATGCAGGCCCTCGCCCTCGGAGGTCTGCGCGTCCTGCGCGGCCTCGAGCAACCAAGGTCGTACAGCCCCGCCGTGAGCTGA
- the aspS gene encoding aspartate--tRNA(Asn) ligase: protein MIGSKEFPVPLGAADLSAAPEGTPVVVHGAVMRIRRLSWGAFIVLRRHDGLVQCVVESGACDGEVQHLQEESCVEIAGTVRRASMKDPSIRPRDTEIHVDSVRILSEPAAPIPADLTKKVLDLHIDTNLDLRPVSLRHPVERARLRVASVLEAGFREHLASRGFTSIRSPKICFAGAEGGANIFKVQYFDRTAFLAQSPQFYKQMAVAFYERVYETGPVFRAEPHQTSRHVNEYTSLDLEMGFISGFGDVMSLETELLGGMIGRVSSECGYELDLLGAKLPSVPDAIPCITLEEAHAIAGAAAGRDFSGEPDLDPEEERLVCEHSAREWGSEFAFVTHYPTSKRPFYAMDDPDAPGLTLSFDLLFRGLEITTGGQRIHDYAMQVEKMRSFGLDPAQFESYLSAHRAGLPPHGGLAIGLERLTARLLDIDNIRLTTMFPRDAKRLVP, encoded by the coding sequence ATGATAGGATCGAAGGAATTCCCCGTGCCCCTCGGAGCTGCGGACCTCTCCGCGGCTCCCGAGGGGACGCCGGTGGTCGTGCACGGTGCCGTGATGAGGATCAGGAGGCTCTCCTGGGGCGCCTTCATCGTGCTCAGGCGGCACGACGGCCTGGTGCAGTGCGTGGTCGAATCGGGCGCCTGCGACGGCGAAGTCCAGCACCTCCAGGAGGAGAGCTGCGTCGAGATCGCCGGCACGGTGCGCCGGGCCTCGATGAAGGACCCTTCGATACGGCCCAGGGACACCGAGATCCACGTCGACTCCGTCAGGATCCTGTCGGAACCGGCGGCCCCGATCCCGGCCGACCTCACGAAGAAGGTCCTCGACCTCCACATCGACACCAACCTCGACCTGCGGCCAGTGAGCCTCCGTCATCCGGTCGAGCGCGCCAGGCTGCGCGTAGCTTCGGTTCTGGAGGCAGGCTTCCGCGAGCACCTCGCCTCGAGGGGCTTCACGTCGATAAGGTCGCCCAAGATCTGCTTCGCCGGGGCCGAGGGCGGGGCCAACATCTTCAAGGTCCAGTACTTCGACAGGACTGCGTTCCTGGCTCAATCGCCCCAGTTCTACAAGCAGATGGCCGTGGCCTTCTACGAGCGGGTGTACGAGACGGGGCCGGTCTTCAGGGCCGAACCGCACCAGACATCGCGGCATGTCAACGAGTACACTTCGCTGGACCTGGAGATGGGCTTCATCTCCGGGTTCGGCGACGTGATGTCCCTGGAGACCGAGCTGCTGGGCGGCATGATCGGCCGCGTCTCCTCGGAGTGCGGGTACGAGCTGGATCTCCTCGGCGCGAAGCTCCCCTCCGTTCCCGACGCCATACCCTGCATCACACTGGAGGAGGCCCACGCGATCGCCGGAGCGGCGGCCGGCAGGGACTTCTCGGGTGAACCGGACCTCGACCCGGAGGAGGAGCGGCTCGTCTGCGAGCACTCCGCCAGGGAGTGGGGCAGCGAGTTCGCCTTCGTGACCCACTACCCCACGTCGAAGCGGCCGTTCTACGCCATGGACGATCCGGACGCGCCCGGTCTGACCCTCAGCTTCGACCTGCTCTTCAGGGGCCTCGAGATCACGACGGGCGGCCAGAGGATCCACGACTACGCGATGCAGGTGGAGAAGATGCGCTCCTTCGGGCTCGATCCCGCCCAGTTCGAGAGCTACCTGTCCGCCCACAGGGCGGGCCTGCCTCCGCACGGCGGCCTGGCCATAGGCCTCGAGAGGCTGACAGCGAGGCTCCTGGACATCGACAACATCCGCCTGACCACGATGTTCCCCAGGGACGCGAAGCGGCTGGTCCCCTGA
- a CDS encoding methylmalonyl-CoA mutase family protein translates to MPGRLEEQKKRWEEQTVAPVTKKSPEQKAAFETGSGIPVERVYIPGGESPGYEEKLGFPGEYPFTRGVQPTMYRGRFWTMRQYAGFGTAEESNGRYRYLLSQGQTGLSVAFDLPTQIGLDSDDPLSAGEVGKVGVAIDSLADMEILFDGIPLDTVSTSMTINAPAAVLLAMYICVGEKQGAGAGKLRGTIQNDILKEYMARGTYIFPPAQSMRLITDIFAYCGDKVPKWNTISISGYHIREAGSTAPQEVGFTLADGIAYVEAAIRAGLDVDDFAPRLSFFFNAHNDLLEEVAKFRAARRLWARIMKERFGARKPESMMLRFHTQTGGSTLTAQQPDNNIIRVTIQTLAAVLGGTQSLHTNSRDEALALPSEKSVRIALRTQQVVACESGVTNTVDPLAGSWYVESLTDGIESQAAAYIERIDALGGMVAAIEEGFPQRQIQDAAYVCQRQIESGERVVVGVNSFRVEEPPPSGLLKVDPALETSQKAKLAKMKAGRDNQAVPARLAALEAAASTDANLMPVIIDCVREYATLGEVCGVLRKVFGEYRPSVIL, encoded by the coding sequence ATGCCAGGCCGTCTTGAGGAGCAGAAGAAGCGCTGGGAGGAGCAGACAGTCGCTCCCGTGACGAAGAAGTCGCCGGAGCAGAAGGCGGCGTTCGAGACAGGATCGGGCATCCCGGTCGAGCGGGTGTACATCCCCGGCGGAGAGAGCCCCGGCTACGAAGAGAAGCTGGGCTTCCCGGGCGAGTACCCGTTCACGCGGGGGGTGCAGCCCACGATGTACAGGGGCCGGTTCTGGACCATGAGGCAGTACGCCGGGTTCGGAACTGCCGAGGAATCGAACGGAAGGTACAGATATCTCCTCTCCCAGGGCCAGACCGGCCTGTCAGTGGCCTTCGACCTGCCCACGCAGATAGGGCTCGATTCCGACGACCCGCTGAGCGCCGGCGAAGTGGGCAAGGTAGGCGTGGCGATCGACAGCCTGGCCGACATGGAGATCCTCTTCGACGGGATCCCCCTCGACACGGTCTCCACGTCGATGACCATCAACGCACCGGCGGCGGTGCTCCTCGCCATGTACATCTGCGTGGGCGAGAAGCAGGGCGCCGGGGCCGGGAAGCTCCGGGGCACCATCCAGAACGACATACTCAAGGAGTACATGGCAAGGGGCACGTACATATTCCCGCCGGCCCAGTCCATGCGCCTCATCACCGACATCTTCGCGTACTGCGGCGACAAGGTGCCGAAGTGGAACACCATCAGCATCTCCGGCTACCACATACGGGAAGCCGGCAGCACCGCGCCCCAGGAGGTGGGGTTCACCCTCGCCGACGGGATCGCATACGTCGAGGCGGCCATCAGGGCCGGCCTGGACGTCGACGACTTCGCCCCCCGCCTGAGCTTCTTCTTCAACGCGCACAACGATCTCCTCGAGGAGGTCGCCAAGTTCAGGGCCGCGCGGAGGCTCTGGGCCCGGATAATGAAGGAGCGGTTCGGGGCGCGGAAGCCGGAGAGCATGATGCTGCGCTTCCACACCCAGACGGGGGGCTCGACCCTCACCGCCCAGCAGCCCGACAACAACATCATCAGGGTTACGATACAGACCCTGGCGGCGGTGCTCGGCGGCACGCAGAGCCTCCACACCAACAGCCGCGACGAGGCCCTCGCGCTGCCGTCCGAGAAGTCGGTGCGCATAGCCCTGCGGACCCAGCAGGTGGTCGCGTGCGAGAGCGGAGTGACGAACACGGTCGACCCGCTGGCCGGGAGCTGGTATGTCGAGAGCCTCACCGACGGCATCGAGAGCCAGGCGGCGGCGTACATCGAGAGGATCGACGCGCTCGGAGGCATGGTGGCCGCCATCGAGGAGGGCTTCCCCCAGAGGCAGATCCAGGACGCCGCATACGTCTGCCAGAGGCAGATCGAGTCCGGCGAACGCGTGGTGGTCGGTGTCAACAGCTTCAGGGTGGAGGAACCGCCCCCCTCGGGGCTGCTGAAGGTCGATCCGGCGCTCGAGACCTCCCAGAAGGCCAAGCTCGCGAAGATGAAGGCCGGCAGGGACAACCAGGCCGTCCCGGCCCGGCTCGCCGCCCTAGAGGCAGCGGCCTCCACCGATGCGAACCTCATGCCGGTGATAATAGACTGCGTCAGGGAGTACGCCACGCTCGGAGAGGTCTGCGGGGTCCTGAGGAAGGTCTTCGGAGAATACAGACCCTCCGTCATACTCTAG
- the lat gene encoding L-lysine 6-transaminase: protein MRRIPSQMVRPTIAKHMLADGFEMVLDLRKSHGSWVHDSEGNRDFLDLFSFFGSLPLGMNHPKLMEPGFMKHLAEVAVNKPSNSDFYTEEMALFVDTFAETVIPQSHPYLFFVDGGALGVENALKAAFDWKVRKNLAAGRGETGSRVIHFRHAFHGRTGYTLSLTNTADPRKYMYFPRFDWPRIQSPAATFPLEKHLEQTVASEKAALAEIDAAISAYGHDIACLLVEPIQAEGGDRHFRPEFLAELRRRADAHDFMLIFDEVQSGMGLTGEWWAWQSIGIAPDMFAFGKKSQICGMASSRRIDEVPDNVFHESSRLNSTWGGNLTDMVRSTKYLEIMKEENILRNVRERGEQLMKGLHDIAARFPQISNLRGRGLMCAMDLPDGKSRDGVIASIYEKGAIILPCGTNSIRFRPPLNISSSEIDLALDIIGRSL, encoded by the coding sequence ATGAGGCGAATCCCGTCTCAGATGGTCAGGCCGACCATCGCGAAACACATGCTGGCCGACGGCTTCGAGATGGTTCTCGACCTGCGGAAGAGCCACGGCAGCTGGGTCCACGACTCCGAAGGGAACCGCGACTTCCTCGATCTCTTCAGCTTCTTCGGTTCGCTGCCGCTCGGGATGAACCACCCGAAGCTCATGGAGCCGGGCTTCATGAAGCATCTCGCGGAAGTGGCCGTCAACAAGCCGTCCAATTCGGATTTCTACACCGAGGAGATGGCACTCTTCGTCGATACCTTCGCCGAAACGGTGATCCCGCAGAGCCACCCCTACCTCTTCTTCGTCGACGGAGGGGCCCTGGGTGTCGAGAACGCCCTGAAGGCCGCCTTCGACTGGAAGGTACGCAAGAACCTGGCTGCCGGCAGGGGCGAGACCGGCAGCAGGGTCATCCACTTCCGGCACGCGTTCCACGGCCGCACCGGGTACACGCTGTCGCTCACGAACACGGCCGATCCCCGCAAGTACATGTATTTCCCGAGGTTCGACTGGCCGAGGATCCAGAGCCCTGCCGCGACCTTCCCGCTCGAGAAGCATCTGGAGCAGACCGTCGCATCCGAGAAGGCCGCGCTGGCCGAGATCGACGCGGCCATATCGGCGTACGGCCACGACATCGCCTGCCTGCTCGTCGAGCCCATCCAGGCCGAGGGCGGCGACAGGCACTTCAGGCCCGAGTTCCTGGCCGAGCTCCGCAGGCGGGCGGACGCTCACGACTTCATGCTCATCTTCGACGAGGTGCAGTCGGGCATGGGGCTGACCGGCGAATGGTGGGCCTGGCAGAGCATCGGCATAGCGCCCGACATGTTCGCCTTCGGCAAGAAGAGCCAGATCTGCGGCATGGCCTCCAGCAGGAGGATCGACGAGGTCCCGGACAACGTCTTCCACGAATCCAGCAGGCTCAACTCGACGTGGGGCGGAAACCTGACCGACATGGTCAGATCCACGAAGTATCTCGAGATAATGAAGGAGGAGAACATCCTCCGGAACGTCCGCGAGCGCGGCGAGCAGCTCATGAAGGGGCTCCACGACATCGCGGCCCGGTTCCCGCAGATCTCGAACCTGAGGGGCCGGGGGCTGATGTGCGCCATGGACCTGCCTGACGGGAAGTCGAGGGACGGCGTCATCGCGAGCATCTACGAGAAGGGCGCCATCATCCTGCCCTGCGGCACCAACAGCATCAGGTTCAGGCCGCCCCTGAACATCAGCTCCTCGGAGATCGACCTGGCGCTCGACATCATAGGCAGATCCCTGTAG
- a CDS encoding bifunctional enoyl-CoA hydratase/phosphate acetyltransferase, which yields MGHLPSGASHTPRTETSFHPPGACLNEWGRLRPLESFGRAPPVSTPRCSAIERGPIFYDFGDAARKPSLTGVKQPEGPMNPTKTLAELKALARQLPSRRVAVVRADEVETLTAVGEAVRADMVEAVLIGPSKEIRACAEQAGFDLNGIEIIECPDDPSSALKGVEVIREGRADVLMKGLVATSKFLHAIVDREHGIRGEGLLSHVGVFEVPTYHKLLIITDAAMVIAPGLEDKVVLLRNAVTVANALGIDRPKCTMVCAKEEPYDRMPRTLEAARLKEMAGQGLLGDVIFDAPLSLDLSVSMESVKIKKSQSPVAGDADVLLLPDIESGNILYKSLIFLAGAELGAVVMGAKCPVVLTSRADSAESKLCSIVLSGVVASFLGGGKA from the coding sequence ATGGGGCACCTTCCTTCGGGAGCTTCGCACACCCCCCGGACCGAGACCAGTTTCCATCCTCCGGGGGCATGCCTGAACGAGTGGGGGCGGCTTCGCCCTCTTGAATCTTTCGGGCGCGCACCTCCGGTGTCAACTCCGCGTTGCAGTGCGATCGAACGCGGTCCTATATTTTACGACTTCGGAGATGCGGCGCGGAAGCCGTCGTTGACTGGCGTGAAACAACCGGAGGGACCCATGAATCCCACAAAGACGCTCGCCGAACTCAAGGCCCTTGCCAGGCAGCTGCCGTCCCGCCGGGTGGCGGTCGTCCGCGCCGACGAGGTGGAGACCCTCACCGCCGTTGGCGAGGCGGTACGGGCCGACATGGTCGAGGCAGTGCTGATCGGCCCCTCGAAGGAGATCAGGGCCTGCGCCGAGCAGGCCGGCTTCGACCTGAACGGGATCGAGATCATCGAGTGCCCCGACGATCCGTCCTCCGCCCTGAAGGGCGTCGAGGTCATCCGGGAGGGGCGTGCCGACGTCCTCATGAAGGGTCTCGTCGCCACCAGCAAGTTCCTGCATGCGATAGTGGACAGGGAGCACGGGATCAGGGGCGAGGGCCTCCTGAGCCATGTCGGGGTGTTCGAGGTCCCAACGTATCACAAGCTCCTCATCATCACCGATGCCGCCATGGTGATAGCCCCGGGTCTCGAGGACAAGGTCGTGCTCCTTCGCAACGCGGTCACGGTGGCGAACGCCCTCGGCATAGACAGGCCCAAGTGCACGATGGTCTGCGCCAAGGAGGAGCCCTACGACCGGATGCCCCGCACCCTCGAGGCCGCCCGTCTCAAGGAGATGGCCGGGCAGGGGCTCCTCGGCGACGTCATCTTCGATGCGCCCCTGTCCCTCGACCTCTCCGTCTCGATGGAGTCGGTGAAGATCAAGAAGTCCCAGAGCCCGGTCGCGGGCGACGCAGACGTCCTCCTGCTGCCAGACATCGAATCGGGCAACATCCTCTACAAGTCGCTCATCTTCCTGGCGGGAGCCGAACTCGGAGCCGTGGTGATGGGCGCGAAGTGCCCCGTCGTCCTCACCTCCAGGGCGGATTCGGCGGAGTCGAAGCTGTGCTCGATCGTGCTCTCCGGCGTAGTGGCATCCTTCCTGGGCGGAGGGAAGGCCTGA